One region of Acidobacteriota bacterium genomic DNA includes:
- a CDS encoding fibronectin type III domain-containing protein — MSRRTSRHSRQGFATRRKGQITIVVVVVLSLFAAWTMLAYSGALDSVFRQKRDKKDAVSIASFNSNSPSKEYVYAGGRLVATEEPAATSATQPANLAALANTVGQVHLTWDWSPALGEALDHFVVERRLTITGPPTLLTPSPPTAPNFDDSISFGTVDSTGTITGSVVTYLYRVRAVNTAGSTSEPSNGDLMTTINYSQDEIQQQITTVMKRDLAELRVAVNAVREAAGLNSFAGWTNPDLSQPSITIKTENIAELRGKFDEAFSALSVINPPTQPAYMDPTLQKQFTPVRKAHFNELRKRVRHRST; from the coding sequence ATGTCGAGACGAACGAGCCGGCACAGTCGCCAAGGTTTCGCGACGCGGCGCAAGGGTCAGATCACCATCGTGGTTGTCGTTGTGTTGAGCTTGTTCGCAGCCTGGACGATGCTGGCTTACTCGGGTGCGCTCGACTCGGTCTTTAGGCAGAAGCGTGATAAGAAGGACGCAGTATCGATTGCGAGCTTCAATTCAAACAGTCCGTCGAAGGAGTACGTCTACGCCGGCGGAAGACTTGTGGCTACCGAGGAACCTGCTGCAACCAGCGCAACACAGCCTGCGAATCTCGCGGCGCTGGCTAACACGGTTGGACAAGTTCATCTGACTTGGGACTGGTCGCCGGCCCTGGGAGAAGCTCTGGATCACTTCGTGGTCGAGAGGCGTCTGACGATAACCGGTCCGCCAACGCTGCTCACGCCCTCGCCCCCCACCGCCCCGAATTTCGACGATTCCATCAGCTTCGGCACGGTCGATTCTACGGGCACTATCACCGGCTCGGTCGTGACTTACCTGTACCGGGTGCGCGCCGTCAACACCGCCGGCAGCACGTCTGAGCCTAGCAACGGCGACTTAATGACTACGATCAACTACAGCCAGGACGAGATTCAACAGCAAATAACCACCGTCATGAAACGGGACCTCGCTGAACTCCGTGTGGCGGTGAATGCGGTTCGAGAGGCTGCGGGACTTAATTCATTCGCAGGCTGGACTAATCCCGACCTTTCACAGCCTAGCATTACTATTAAGACCGAGAATATTGCTGAGTTGCGAGGGAAGTTCGACGAGGCCTTTAGCGCCCTTAGCGTCATTAACCCGCCGACACAACCCGCTTACATGGACCCGACGCTGCAAAAGCAGTTCACTCCGGT